The window TCCATAGCCGTACTGCTTGATTCATATAGTTAATGCCAATATTAATAAATGGAGACGGAATCGGTTTGCCTGTTGTTGGATGTTTCGATAAAAAACCTAGTTTACTTGTCATCTCTTCACATTGAATCCATCTAGCACTACTCATGGCATATCTTTCAAGAAATGGGATCGGAACTTTCCTGCCAACTCCGATTTCATGAAGCCATTTCCAGGTTTCTTCAAAAATTTCTTTTGCTTGAAGACTTGTACCATCTTTTTGTATTGTGGATAAAAACTCATGCGGCTCTGGCATGCTGACTCCTTCAATTTCAGGAATATCTAATATTTCTAGTTTTCTCCCACTAGGATTTCCTTCTTTATATTTTTCAATTGTGGCTTTTTTCTTTCTTCCTGCACCGATTCTTTTACCACCACGTCCTCCGATATTGTTTGATTTTGTCGGCATTTCTATCACCTCACTTTATTTTATTTTTGATTTTTCCCTATTACCCTTTTGATTTCGCTATTTTTGTGCGTGATGGGAGGCACCCGTTGTTGGATCGGATCATTTTTAGAGATTTAACTCCCCCCTACCCTTTCATCAGTCACCACATCGGTTTACAATGTGTTGTTTTTGTAGTATAATTATACTTGATTAAAGGAGGTATTAATTATGGCTACAAGTCCAACTCAAATTAGAATCGATTCGACTGTTAAAGAAGATGCCAACGCATTATTTTCGAGACTTGGCTTAGATATGTCTAGTGCAGTGAATATGTTCTTACGTCAATGCGTTCTACGTGGAGGTTTACCTTTTACAGTAGAACTTCCAAAGTATAATCAAGAAACGTTAGATGCTATGGAAGAAGCAAGAAAAATTTCTAAAGACCCAAATGTACCAAGTTATTCATCTGTTAAAGATTTATTTAAAGCATTGGATGAAGAATAATGTATCATATCAAGTACACCAATAAATTCAAAAAAAGTTATAAACTAATGAAGAAACGAGGCTATGATCTTAGTTTATTAGAGGATGTCATCACAAAATTAAGTAAAGGCATTCCTCTCGAAGAAAAACATAGGAATCACATGTTAACAGGTAATTTTGCTGGATATCATGAATGTCATATCAAACCAGATTGGCTTTTAATTTATTTAATAGAAAATGATATTCTAACCTTAACTATGATCGATACAGGGTCGCATTCAGATTTATTTTAGTCACTCACTTGAGTGACTATTTTTTATTCCATCGACTTCCATTTCGTGCGTGAATTTTACTGTGACAAGACTGACAAAGCGAGATTAAATTAGTTGTATCATGTGTACCACCTTCAGCGAGTGGCTTGATATGATGAACTTCTTCTACACGTTTCATACGACCTTCTTTAAAACATCGTTCACAGTAAGGATGAGCTTTAACATAACTGGCACGTATCTTTCGCCAATTATGGCCGTAACGTTTTCTGACTACTGGATTACGGTCATACTGTTCGTATCGCTTATTCTCTTGTCGTTCATGTTCCATACAAAATCGTCCTTCCGTCAGCTTCGGACAACTTGGATATGAACACGGTCGCTTTGGTTTTCTCGGCATGACTTTCTCCTTTGGGGTATGAAAAAAGCCCTGTCGGATTTCTCCTTCAAGGCTTCTCTTTATTCTATTTTGACAAGTATATCATAACATAAAGACTACTAGTCTTTCAACGTCCACTCGAGTCCACTGAAGTCCGTTCGAGTCCGAAGTTATCATATGCCCTATAAAAACTCACTATGGCATCGTTATGAAGTTCAAAAACACGCGAACGACAGTAGTTAATCTTCTTGATGATATTATTCCACGGTTGTTCATGTATATAGCGTTCCAGTAATATCAACTGTTGCTCCTTGTTTTCCACTAACTGAATCACATGAAAGATGGTTGATTTCACTGATACAATTTCTTTTTCTAATTCTTTGACTTCATTTTCCAAATCCATCGCTTTGTTCAATGCATCTGCCATCGGCTCTCGCTTACGATTAGGACTTTTAGGAATATCTGAATACTTTGGAGATTGTAAGCCTTCTGCGATT of the Gemella sp. zg-570 genome contains:
- a CDS encoding type II toxin-antitoxin system YafQ family toxin, whose translation is MYHIKYTNKFKKSYKLMKKRGYDLSLLEDVITKLSKGIPLEEKHRNHMLTGNFAGYHECHIKPDWLLIYLIENDILTLTMIDTGSHSDLF
- a CDS encoding DUF1492 domain-containing protein gives rise to the protein MSAVNILNRVKEIEKEIQIKQNLAMSYRQIAEGLQSPKYSDIPKSPNRKREPMADALNKAMDLENEVKELEKEIVSVKSTIFHVIQLVENKEQQLILLERYIHEQPWNNIIKKINYCRSRVFELHNDAIVSFYRAYDNFGLERTSVDSSGR
- a CDS encoding type II toxin-antitoxin system RelB/DinJ family antitoxin, with the protein product MATSPTQIRIDSTVKEDANALFSRLGLDMSSAVNMFLRQCVLRGGLPFTVELPKYNQETLDAMEEARKISKDPNVPSYSSVKDLFKALDEE
- a CDS encoding terminase — translated: MPTKSNNIGGRGGKRIGAGRKKKATIEKYKEGNPSGRKLEILDIPEIEGVSMPEPHEFLSTIQKDGTSLQAKEIFEETWKWLHEIGVGRKVPIPFLERYAMSSARWIQCEEMTSKLGFLSKHPTTGKPIPSPFINIGINYMNQAVRLWNEIFQIVKENCSTEFDDITPQNDMMERLLRSRKGL
- a CDS encoding HNH endonuclease signature motif containing protein; the protein is MEHERQENKRYEQYDRNPVVRKRYGHNWRKIRASYVKAHPYCERCFKEGRMKRVEEVHHIKPLAEGGTHDTTNLISLCQSCHSKIHARNGSRWNKK